The Chlorocebus sabaeus isolate Y175 chromosome 1, mChlSab1.0.hap1, whole genome shotgun sequence genome includes a region encoding these proteins:
- the FBXO3 gene encoding F-box only protein 3 isoform X2, which yields MAAMETDTAPLTLESLPTDPLLLILSFLDYRDLINCCYVSRRLSQLSSHDPLWRRHCKKYWLISEEEKTQKNQCWKSLFIDTYSDVGRYIDHYAAIKKAWDDLKKYLEPRCPRMVLSLKEGAREEDLDAVEAQIGCKLPDDYRCSYRIHNGQKLVVPGLLGSMALSNHYRSEDLLDVDTAAGGFQQRQGLKYCLPLTFCIHTGLSQYIAVEAAEGRNKNEVFYQCPDQMARNPAAIDMFIIGATFTDWFTSYVKNVVSGGFPIIRDQIFRYVHDPECVATTGDITVSVSTSFLPELSSVHPPHYFFTYRIRIEMSKDALPEKACQLDSRYWRITNAKGDVEEVQGPGVVGEFPIISPGRVYEYTSCTTFSTTSGYMEGYYTFHFLYFKDKIFNVAIPRFHMACPTFRVSIARLFW from the exons ATGGCGGCCATGGAGACGGACACGGCGCCGCTGACCCTGGAGTCGCTGCCCACCGATCCCCTGCTCCTCATCTTATCCTTTTTGGACTATCGGGACCTAATCAA CTGTTGCTATGTCAGTCGAAGACTTAGCCAACTATCAAGTCATGATCCGCTCTGGAGAAGACATTGCAAAAAATACTGGCTGATATCTGA GGaagagaaaacacagaagaatCAGTGTTGGAAATCTCTCTTCATAGATACTTACTCTGATGTAGGAAGATACATTGACCATTATGCTGCTATTAAAAAGGCCTGGGATGAtctcaagaaatatttggagCCCAGGTGTCCTCGGATGGTTTTATCTCTGAAAG AGGGTGCTCGAGAGGAAGACCTTGACGCTGTGGAAGCGCAGATTGGCTGCAAGCTTCCTGACGATTATCGATGTTCATACCGAATCCACAATGGACAGAAGTTAGTGGTTCCTGG GTTATTGGGAAGCATGGCACTGTCTAATCACTATCGTTCTGAAGATTTGTTAGACGTCGATACAGCTGCCGGAGGATTCCAGCAGAGACAGGGATTGAAATACTGTCTGCCTTTAACTTTTTGCATACATACTGGTTTGAGTCAGTACATAGCAGTGGAAGCTGCAGAGGGCCGAAACAAAAATGAAGTTTTCTACCAATGTCCA GACCAAATGGCTCGAAATCCAGCTGCTATTGACATGTTTATTAtag GTGCTACTTTTACTGACTGGTTTACCTCTTATGTCAAAAATGTTGTATCAGGTGGCTTCCCTATCATCAGAGACCAaattttcag aTATGTTCACGATCCAGAGTGTGTAGCAACAACTGGGGATATTACTGTTTCCGTTTCCACATCGTTTCTGCCAGAACTTAGCTCTGTACATCCACCCCACTATTTCTTCACATACCGAATCAG GATTGAAATGTCAAAGGATGCACTTCCTGAGAAGGCCTGTCAGTTGGACAGTCGCTATTGGAGAATAACAAATGCTAAGGGTGACGTGGAAGAAGTTCAAGGACCTGGAGTAGTTG GTGAATTTCCAATCATCAGCCCAGGTCGGGTATATGAATACACAAGCTGTACCACATTCTCTACAACATCAGGATATATGGAAGGATATTATACCTTCCACTTTCTTTACTTTAAAGACAAGATCTTTAATGTTGCCATTCCCCGATTCCATATGGCATGTCCAACATTCAGGGTGTCTATAGCCCGATTG ttttggtaa
- the FBXO3 gene encoding F-box only protein 3 isoform X1: MAAMETDTAPLTLESLPTDPLLLILSFLDYRDLINCCYVSRRLSQLSSHDPLWRRHCKKYWLISEEEKTQKNQCWKSLFIDTYSDVGRYIDHYAAIKKAWDDLKKYLEPRCPRMVLSLKEGAREEDLDAVEAQIGCKLPDDYRCSYRIHNGQKLVVPGLLGSMALSNHYRSEDLLDVDTAAGGFQQRQGLKYCLPLTFCIHTGLSQYIAVEAAEGRNKNEVFYQCPDQMARNPAAIDMFIIGATFTDWFTSYVKNVVSGGFPIIRDQIFRYVHDPECVATTGDITVSVSTSFLPELSSVHPPHYFFTYRIRIEMSKDALPEKACQLDSRYWRITNAKGDVEEVQGPGVVGEFPIISPGRVYEYTSCTTFSTTSGYMEGYYTFHFLYFKDKIFNVAIPRFHMACPTFRVSIARLEMGPDEYEEMEEEEEEEEEEDEDDDSADMDESDEDDEEERRRRVFDVPIRRRRCSRLF, encoded by the exons ATGGCGGCCATGGAGACGGACACGGCGCCGCTGACCCTGGAGTCGCTGCCCACCGATCCCCTGCTCCTCATCTTATCCTTTTTGGACTATCGGGACCTAATCAA CTGTTGCTATGTCAGTCGAAGACTTAGCCAACTATCAAGTCATGATCCGCTCTGGAGAAGACATTGCAAAAAATACTGGCTGATATCTGA GGaagagaaaacacagaagaatCAGTGTTGGAAATCTCTCTTCATAGATACTTACTCTGATGTAGGAAGATACATTGACCATTATGCTGCTATTAAAAAGGCCTGGGATGAtctcaagaaatatttggagCCCAGGTGTCCTCGGATGGTTTTATCTCTGAAAG AGGGTGCTCGAGAGGAAGACCTTGACGCTGTGGAAGCGCAGATTGGCTGCAAGCTTCCTGACGATTATCGATGTTCATACCGAATCCACAATGGACAGAAGTTAGTGGTTCCTGG GTTATTGGGAAGCATGGCACTGTCTAATCACTATCGTTCTGAAGATTTGTTAGACGTCGATACAGCTGCCGGAGGATTCCAGCAGAGACAGGGATTGAAATACTGTCTGCCTTTAACTTTTTGCATACATACTGGTTTGAGTCAGTACATAGCAGTGGAAGCTGCAGAGGGCCGAAACAAAAATGAAGTTTTCTACCAATGTCCA GACCAAATGGCTCGAAATCCAGCTGCTATTGACATGTTTATTAtag GTGCTACTTTTACTGACTGGTTTACCTCTTATGTCAAAAATGTTGTATCAGGTGGCTTCCCTATCATCAGAGACCAaattttcag aTATGTTCACGATCCAGAGTGTGTAGCAACAACTGGGGATATTACTGTTTCCGTTTCCACATCGTTTCTGCCAGAACTTAGCTCTGTACATCCACCCCACTATTTCTTCACATACCGAATCAG GATTGAAATGTCAAAGGATGCACTTCCTGAGAAGGCCTGTCAGTTGGACAGTCGCTATTGGAGAATAACAAATGCTAAGGGTGACGTGGAAGAAGTTCAAGGACCTGGAGTAGTTG GTGAATTTCCAATCATCAGCCCAGGTCGGGTATATGAATACACAAGCTGTACCACATTCTCTACAACATCAGGATATATGGAAGGATATTATACCTTCCACTTTCTTTACTTTAAAGACAAGATCTTTAATGTTGCCATTCCCCGATTCCATATGGCATGTCCAACATTCAGGGTGTCTATAGCCCGATTG GAAATGGGTCCTGATGAATATGAAGAgatggaagaagaggaggaggaggaagaagaggaagacgAGGATGATGATTCAGCAGATATGGATGAATCagatgaagatgatgaagagGAGAGACGGAGGAGAGTCTTTGACGTTCCCATTCGCAGACGCCGTTGCTCACGCCTTTTTTAG